The following proteins are encoded in a genomic region of Longimicrobium sp.:
- a CDS encoding efflux RND transporter periplasmic adaptor subunit, translating to MTIDRSRGRRARAPLALALAAALAACGGGGGASAEEARGDTVAARDEVVLSPADVAAAGTTQLQGGVALTGSLEPFRVVQVKAQVPGVVAGLSVDRGSRVGQGQLLARIQAQGIQSQAGGAAAQVAGAQAALAQAQRQLESARTLHEAGAMSEIAFRAAETQVQAARAQVAAARAASSGASEQASRTRVVSPITGQVSERSVEPGEAVSVGQVLLTVVDSRRLELRGQVPVDQAASVREGQPVEFELNAQPGRVIRGTVSRVDPVADPNTRQLGVTLGLPNADGSLIGGLFATGRVLTGTTRQAVVVPSAAVRTAGAESFVWVIKGDRAERRVITLGERDDARGMVAVAQGLSAGERVLVAPGEIEEGARVVVRGASNAAGGR from the coding sequence ATGACGATCGACAGATCGCGCGGGCGCCGGGCCCGCGCTCCCCTGGCGCTGGCGCTGGCGGCCGCGCTGGCGGCGTGCGGCGGCGGCGGCGGCGCATCGGCCGAGGAGGCGCGCGGCGACACGGTGGCGGCCAGGGACGAGGTGGTCCTTTCCCCCGCCGACGTGGCCGCGGCGGGCACCACGCAGCTGCAGGGCGGCGTGGCGCTCACCGGGTCGCTGGAGCCGTTCCGGGTGGTGCAGGTGAAGGCCCAGGTGCCGGGCGTGGTGGCGGGGCTCTCGGTGGACCGCGGGAGCCGCGTGGGCCAGGGGCAGCTGCTGGCCCGCATCCAGGCGCAGGGAATCCAGAGCCAGGCCGGCGGCGCCGCGGCGCAGGTGGCCGGCGCGCAGGCGGCGCTGGCGCAGGCGCAGCGGCAGCTGGAGTCGGCGCGTACCCTCCACGAGGCGGGCGCCATGAGCGAGATCGCCTTCCGCGCGGCGGAGACGCAGGTGCAGGCGGCCCGCGCCCAGGTGGCCGCGGCGCGCGCCGCGTCGTCCGGCGCGTCGGAGCAGGCGTCGCGCACGCGCGTGGTGTCGCCGATCACCGGCCAGGTGAGCGAGCGCAGCGTGGAGCCGGGCGAGGCCGTGAGCGTGGGCCAGGTGCTGCTGACGGTGGTCGATTCGCGGAGGCTGGAGCTGCGCGGCCAGGTGCCGGTGGACCAGGCCGCCTCCGTGCGCGAAGGGCAGCCCGTGGAGTTCGAGCTGAACGCGCAGCCGGGGCGGGTGATCCGCGGCACCGTGTCGCGCGTGGACCCGGTGGCCGATCCCAACACCCGCCAGCTCGGCGTCACGCTGGGCCTTCCCAACGCGGACGGGTCGCTGATCGGCGGGCTCTTCGCCACGGGGCGCGTGCTCACCGGCACCACGCGCCAGGCGGTGGTGGTGCCCTCGGCGGCGGTGCGCACGGCGGGCGCGGAGTCGTTCGTCTGGGTGATCAAGGGTGACCGCGCCGAGCGCCGCGTCATCACGCTGGGCGAGCGCGACGACGCCCGCGGGATGGTGGCGGTGGCGCAGGGGCTCTCGGCCGGCGAGCGGGTTCTGGTGGCGCCGGGCGAGATCGAAGAGGGCGCGCGCGTGGTGGTGCGCGGGGCCAGCAACGCCGCCGGGGGGCGCTGA
- a CDS encoding TolC family protein translates to MRRSILLLALLAAGAPRALPAQARDTVNLTLEAALTRALAESDEVRLAESEVRLARTQVTAARSGALPQLSANLAYTRTFQSPFGGGGAFTLPDSLRFSPDSTASLAERVAYLERNAPLAGLAGIGGLFSGLPFGQENTYTATLSGSQLLYSGGRTGAALSIARDYTAAAQLGLAERRAEIELQVRNAYTQAQLAQELAGFARAALQQAEAFLAQEQLRLRAGEGSELEVLRAQVSRDNLRPQLVQATNAAELALLELKRLLDLPLDQPLRLTSPLDAPQEAEAALTAAEATAGRASIAAAERQVAIREQQIRIARGAFLPSVSVQAHYGRQLQPSSVFGFDEASRGDAAATLAVQVPIFNGGQRTAELAQARIEAERARLQLSQLRAGVQLQYEQSRGEAERARTAIAARQTTVQAAQRVYDLTVLRYQRGLATQLEVSQSRLELLQARSNLAQATADLRIATARVRRATAGAVAP, encoded by the coding sequence ATGAGACGATCGATCCTCCTCCTTGCCCTGCTCGCCGCGGGAGCACCGCGGGCGCTGCCGGCGCAGGCGCGCGACACGGTGAACCTGACGCTGGAAGCGGCGCTCACGCGCGCGCTGGCCGAGAGCGACGAGGTGCGCCTGGCCGAGAGCGAGGTACGGCTCGCGCGGACGCAGGTGACCGCCGCCCGCTCCGGGGCGCTCCCGCAGCTCAGCGCAAACCTGGCGTACACGCGCACCTTCCAGTCGCCGTTCGGCGGCGGGGGCGCGTTCACGCTTCCCGATTCGCTCCGCTTTTCGCCCGACAGCACGGCGAGCCTGGCGGAGCGCGTGGCCTACCTGGAGCGCAACGCGCCGCTGGCGGGGCTCGCCGGGATCGGCGGGCTGTTCAGCGGCCTCCCGTTCGGGCAGGAGAACACGTACACGGCCACGCTCAGCGGATCGCAGCTCCTCTACTCGGGCGGGCGCACGGGCGCGGCGCTCAGCATCGCGCGCGACTACACGGCCGCGGCGCAGCTGGGGCTGGCCGAGCGGCGCGCCGAGATCGAGCTGCAGGTGAGGAACGCGTACACGCAGGCCCAGCTCGCGCAGGAGTTGGCCGGCTTCGCCCGCGCCGCGCTGCAGCAGGCCGAGGCGTTCCTGGCGCAGGAGCAGCTCCGGCTGCGCGCCGGAGAGGGCTCCGAGCTGGAGGTGCTGCGCGCGCAGGTGTCGCGCGACAACCTGCGGCCGCAGCTGGTGCAGGCCACCAACGCCGCCGAGCTGGCGCTGCTGGAGCTGAAGCGCCTCCTGGACCTTCCGCTCGACCAGCCGCTGCGGCTCACCTCGCCGCTGGACGCGCCCCAGGAGGCCGAGGCGGCGCTGACGGCGGCCGAAGCCACCGCGGGGCGCGCCTCCATCGCCGCGGCGGAGCGGCAGGTGGCGATCCGCGAGCAGCAGATCCGCATCGCGCGCGGGGCGTTCCTCCCCAGCGTCTCGGTGCAGGCGCACTACGGCAGGCAGCTGCAGCCGTCCAGCGTGTTCGGATTCGACGAGGCCTCCCGCGGCGACGCGGCGGCCACGCTGGCGGTGCAGGTGCCCATCTTCAACGGCGGCCAGCGCACGGCCGAGCTCGCCCAGGCGCGCATCGAGGCCGAGCGCGCCCGGCTGCAGCTCTCGCAGCTCCGCGCGGGCGTGCAGCTCCAGTACGAGCAGTCGCGCGGCGAGGCGGAGCGCGCGCGCACGGCGATCGCCGCGCGGCAGACGACGGTGCAGGCGGCGCAGCGCGTCTACGACCTGACGGTGCTCCGCTACCAGCGGGGGCTCGCCACGCAGCTAGAAGTGTCGCAGTCGCGGCTGGAGCTTCTCCAGGCGCGCAGCAACCTGGCGCAGGCCACGGCCGACCTGCGCATCGCCACGGCGCGCGTGCGGCGCGCCACGGCGGGAGCGGTGGCACCGTGA
- a CDS encoding efflux RND transporter permease subunit → MSDNRQSMGGGLSALAIRRPVFTTMMMVGLVVLGIFGYRRLPIDQFPEVDIPVVTVQTVYPGASPETIEREVSKRLEEAFNPVEGVDKITSISLEGVSQVIVEFDLGRDGDQASQDIRARIDAVRRSLPQDIEQPVVQKFDPSAQPIISLALSSKTAPIAELTTLADEGIRRQLESVSGVGQVQIAGGLEREVRVFIQPDRMQATGVSAQEVMGALQRQNLEVPAGRLESGSQEQLVRVTGRIVRPEQFAQVIVANRQGQPVRLGDVARVEYGTEEERSLALVDGTRAVSMDVLKVSGANTVAVADGVNEAIAKIQRSLPRGTQLQVIRDNSVSIRRSVDDVIHELILGAVLTIVVVMLFLNDWKATAITALALPVSVISSFILMSVLGFTLNVLSLMALSLSIGILIDDAIVVIENIVRHREMGKDHFTAANVGTKEIFLAVMATTFSVAAVFVPVAFMGGIIGRFFYQFGMTVAWAVLVSLFVSFTLTPMLAAWWGVEAHSASHTPSRNPVTRGIAAFNRWFDRQARKYRGIVEWALGHRKTTLAMAFFAFVGSMMLFPLIGGGFMPDSDNSEFAVTFETPEGSSLAYTRQRAEEIGARIKALPGVDYTYTTVGAGVTGTVTGGNVYVKLVKPAERERSQDELMVAARRALGGHFGTTVAVLDAGGVGGAQKPLMVNLRGPDVAELQRISGQIAAKMKAIPGVVDVETSLGAPRPEFRIDVDRDVANELALDVGQISGTVRPLLAGQTATTWQDPTGEERDVVVQVAPEQRTSLASLTSLPVATGRRDAAGAAVTVPLGQVARIVQGTAPSQIDRQNLERVATVSAGTAPELSISEASSRITAALEDVRMPAGYQVTLGGETEQMVETVGYVLEAIILAVILIFLILASQFESFTQPFAIMLSLPLSLIGVLLALLFTGDSFNMMSMIGLIMLMGLVVKNAILLVDNANERRADGKDRWTALVEAGEVRLRPIMMTTLAMIFGMLPVAMAMGEGGGFRAPMARAVIGGLITSTLLTLLVVPVAYTYFDDFGGWVKRKLTSPARESEIEEEQEHAGLAPEPAWGD, encoded by the coding sequence ATGAGCGACAACAGACAGAGCATGGGCGGAGGGCTCAGCGCCCTCGCCATTCGGCGCCCCGTCTTCACCACCATGATGATGGTGGGGCTGGTGGTGCTCGGAATCTTTGGCTACCGGCGCCTTCCCATCGACCAGTTTCCCGAGGTGGACATCCCGGTGGTGACGGTGCAGACCGTCTACCCCGGCGCCAGCCCGGAGACGATCGAGCGGGAGGTGAGCAAGCGGCTGGAGGAGGCCTTCAACCCGGTGGAAGGGGTCGACAAGATCACCTCCATCTCGCTGGAAGGCGTCAGCCAGGTGATCGTGGAGTTCGACCTGGGGCGCGACGGCGACCAGGCGTCGCAGGACATCCGCGCGCGCATCGACGCGGTGCGCCGCTCCCTGCCGCAGGACATCGAGCAGCCGGTGGTGCAGAAGTTCGACCCCTCGGCGCAGCCCATCATCTCGCTGGCCCTGTCGTCGAAGACCGCGCCCATCGCGGAGCTGACGACGCTGGCCGACGAGGGGATCCGCCGGCAGCTGGAGTCGGTGAGCGGCGTGGGGCAGGTGCAGATCGCCGGCGGGCTGGAGCGCGAGGTGCGCGTCTTCATCCAGCCGGACCGCATGCAGGCCACCGGCGTCAGCGCCCAGGAGGTGATGGGCGCCTTGCAGCGCCAGAACCTGGAGGTCCCCGCGGGGCGCCTGGAGAGCGGGTCGCAGGAGCAGCTGGTTCGCGTAACCGGCCGCATCGTGAGGCCCGAGCAGTTCGCGCAGGTCATCGTCGCCAACCGCCAGGGCCAGCCCGTGCGCCTGGGCGACGTGGCGCGCGTGGAGTACGGCACCGAGGAGGAGCGCTCGCTCGCCCTGGTGGACGGCACCCGCGCCGTCTCCATGGACGTGCTCAAGGTGTCGGGCGCCAACACGGTGGCGGTGGCCGACGGCGTCAACGAGGCGATCGCCAAGATCCAGCGCTCGCTCCCGCGCGGCACGCAGCTCCAGGTGATCCGCGACAACTCGGTGAGCATCCGGCGCTCCGTGGACGACGTGATCCACGAGCTGATCCTGGGCGCGGTGCTCACCATCGTGGTGGTGATGCTCTTCCTGAACGACTGGAAGGCGACGGCCATCACCGCGCTGGCGCTCCCCGTCTCCGTGATCTCGTCGTTCATCCTGATGAGCGTGCTGGGCTTCACCCTGAACGTGCTGTCGCTGATGGCGCTCTCGCTCTCCATCGGCATTCTGATCGACGATGCCATCGTGGTGATCGAGAACATCGTGCGGCACCGCGAGATGGGGAAGGACCACTTCACCGCGGCCAACGTGGGGACGAAGGAGATCTTCTTGGCGGTGATGGCGACCACCTTTTCGGTGGCGGCGGTGTTCGTGCCGGTGGCGTTCATGGGCGGCATCATCGGCCGCTTCTTCTACCAGTTCGGAATGACGGTGGCGTGGGCGGTGCTGGTGTCGCTCTTCGTCTCCTTCACCCTCACGCCCATGCTGGCCGCGTGGTGGGGCGTGGAGGCGCACTCGGCTTCGCACACGCCGTCGCGCAACCCCGTCACGCGCGGGATCGCGGCGTTCAACCGCTGGTTCGACCGGCAGGCCAGGAAGTACCGCGGAATCGTGGAGTGGGCGCTGGGCCACCGCAAGACGACGCTGGCGATGGCCTTCTTCGCCTTCGTGGGCTCCATGATGCTCTTTCCGCTCATCGGCGGCGGCTTCATGCCGGACTCGGACAACTCCGAGTTCGCCGTCACCTTCGAGACGCCGGAGGGCTCGTCGCTGGCGTACACGCGGCAGCGGGCGGAGGAGATCGGCGCGCGGATCAAGGCGCTGCCGGGGGTGGACTACACCTACACCACCGTGGGCGCGGGCGTGACCGGCACCGTCACGGGCGGCAACGTGTACGTGAAGCTGGTGAAGCCGGCCGAGCGCGAGCGCTCGCAGGACGAGCTGATGGTGGCGGCCCGCAGGGCGCTGGGCGGCCACTTCGGCACCACGGTGGCCGTACTGGACGCGGGCGGCGTGGGCGGCGCGCAGAAGCCGCTCATGGTGAACCTGCGCGGCCCCGACGTCGCCGAGCTGCAGCGCATCAGCGGGCAGATCGCGGCGAAGATGAAGGCGATCCCCGGCGTGGTGGACGTGGAGACCTCCCTGGGCGCGCCGCGGCCGGAGTTCCGCATCGACGTGGACCGCGACGTGGCCAACGAGCTGGCGCTGGACGTGGGCCAGATCTCGGGCACCGTCCGCCCGCTCCTGGCGGGGCAGACGGCCACCACCTGGCAGGACCCCACGGGCGAGGAGCGCGACGTGGTGGTGCAGGTGGCCCCCGAGCAGCGCACCTCGCTCGCCAGCCTCACCTCGCTCCCCGTGGCCACCGGCCGGCGGGACGCGGCGGGCGCGGCGGTGACGGTGCCGCTGGGGCAGGTCGCGCGCATCGTGCAGGGCACCGCGCCCTCGCAGATCGACCGGCAGAACCTGGAGCGCGTGGCCACGGTCTCGGCCGGCACGGCGCCGGAGCTCTCGATCTCCGAGGCCTCGTCGCGGATCACGGCGGCGCTGGAGGACGTGCGCATGCCCGCCGGCTACCAGGTCACGCTCGGCGGCGAGACGGAGCAGATGGTGGAGACGGTGGGCTACGTGCTGGAGGCCATCATCCTGGCCGTCATCCTCATCTTCCTGATCCTGGCGTCGCAGTTCGAGTCGTTCACGCAGCCGTTCGCCATCATGCTGTCGCTGCCGCTCTCGCTGATCGGCGTGCTGCTGGCGCTGCTCTTTACGGGCGACTCGTTCAACATGATGTCCATGATCGGGCTGATCATGCTGATGGGGCTCGTGGTGAAGAACGCCATCCTGCTGGTGGACAACGCCAACGAGCGCCGCGCCGACGGCAAGGACCGCTGGACGGCGCTGGTGGAGGCGGGCGAGGTGCGCCTGCGTCCCATCATGATGACGACGCTGGCGATGATCTTCGGCATGCTCCCCGTGGCGATGGCCATGGGCGAGGGGGGCGGCTTCCGGGCCCCGATGGCCCGCGCGGTGATCGGGGGCCTGATCACCTCCACGCTCCTCACGCTTCTGGTGGTGCCGGTCGCCTATACCTACTTCGACGACTTCGGCGGATGGGTGAAGCGCAAGCTGACGTCGCCGGCCCGCGAGTCTGAGATCGAGGAGGAGCAGGAGCACGCCGGCCTGGCCCCCGAGCCGGCCTGGGGCGACTGA
- a CDS encoding HEAT repeat domain-containing protein has translation MKTIVTRAALAGALLLSACDAQAQDALARRVAAAPDGEVRISFASKPGVCGWEEGISTGRGTSEGRRTVVNGTGWRSEECIEGPVRVALTKRGGRVTDVKTRVGHPFHDRGERVTDLGTVEPREASDYLLSLAERGTDARGGKEAIFPATLAQGATTWPALLRIARRESIPSEVRNGAVFWLSQEASDAATRGLQSIADDDGDQEVRKQAVFALSRRPNDEAVPALIRIARTHRDPELRRTALFWLGRSEDPRALALFEEILR, from the coding sequence ATGAAGACGATCGTGACTCGCGCCGCGCTGGCCGGCGCCCTCCTGCTCTCCGCCTGCGACGCGCAGGCGCAGGACGCTCTCGCCCGCCGCGTGGCCGCCGCTCCGGACGGTGAGGTGCGCATCTCCTTCGCGTCGAAGCCAGGGGTGTGCGGGTGGGAGGAGGGGATCTCGACCGGGCGCGGGACCAGCGAGGGCCGCCGCACCGTCGTCAACGGCACCGGCTGGCGGTCGGAGGAGTGCATCGAGGGCCCGGTGCGCGTGGCGCTGACGAAGCGCGGCGGCCGCGTGACCGACGTCAAGACGCGGGTCGGGCACCCGTTCCACGACCGCGGCGAGCGCGTCACGGACCTGGGGACGGTGGAGCCGCGCGAGGCATCCGACTACCTCCTCTCCCTCGCGGAGCGCGGTACGGACGCGAGGGGCGGCAAGGAGGCCATCTTCCCCGCGACGCTGGCGCAGGGGGCGACCACCTGGCCCGCGCTGCTGCGGATCGCGCGGCGCGAGTCGATCCCGTCGGAGGTGAGGAATGGGGCGGTGTTCTGGCTCAGCCAGGAAGCGAGTGACGCCGCCACCCGCGGTCTCCAGTCGATCGCGGACGACGACGGCGACCAGGAGGTGCGCAAGCAGGCGGTCTTCGCCCTTTCGCGCCGCCCCAACGACGAAGCGGTCCCCGCGCTGATCCGCATCGCCCGCACCCATCGCGACCCCGAGCTGCGCCGCACCGCGCTGTTCTGGCTGGGGCGTTCGGAGGATCCGCGCGCGCTGGCGCTGTTCGAGGAGATCCTGCGGTAG
- a CDS encoding dynamin family protein yields MALGLLRRRNRLLGERELELRARERELLDRLSTALGRFGTDVDADDLRHFEQAREALSSFFLLVIAGEFNSGKSSFINALLGEKILPEGVTPTTDRINLVRHGDEPGEEMVEAYLLERRHPAEILRDLNIVDTPGTNAVIREHEELTRDFVPRSDLVLFVTSADRPFTESERGFLEQIRTWGKKIVFILNKIDLLQDPMDRRQVTTFVSENAERLLGEPALVLPVSARQAKEAREQNDDALYKESGFAAVDDYLLNTLDQEERVRLKLLNPLNVGLTLARKYKETAFDRLKMLAEDVSTLQNIDTQLGAFHQEMLRDFEPRLGRMDALLSEMEVRGLNFFDERIRFGRIRELMNSETIRRDFERDVVGDTPRDIDDEVGRVIDWIVERNLKLWQDISGYIDRRQIARHREGMIGEVTGNFSYNRQALLDSIGRASREAVGTYNREAEGRKLADEVRSSSGMTMFAGAGMGLGVLMTALLTGAVADVTGVVLATTLAATGLYVIPARRRQAKAEFTQKISDLRTRLRDALTRQVHGAIGDSTERVNESIAPYRRFVQVQQDQLNEARDELVTSEDALLRLRAEIEGKR; encoded by the coding sequence ATGGCGCTGGGACTGCTGCGGCGGCGAAACCGGCTGCTGGGAGAGCGCGAGCTGGAGCTGCGCGCACGCGAGCGCGAGCTGCTGGACCGCCTCTCGACCGCGCTCGGGCGCTTCGGCACGGATGTCGATGCCGACGACCTGCGCCACTTCGAGCAGGCGCGCGAGGCGCTCTCCTCCTTCTTCCTGCTGGTGATCGCGGGCGAGTTCAACTCGGGGAAGAGCTCCTTCATCAACGCCCTCCTCGGCGAGAAGATCCTTCCCGAAGGCGTCACCCCCACCACCGACCGCATCAACCTGGTGCGCCACGGCGACGAGCCGGGCGAGGAGATGGTGGAGGCGTACCTCCTGGAGCGGCGCCACCCCGCCGAGATCCTGCGCGACCTCAACATCGTCGACACCCCGGGCACCAACGCCGTCATCCGCGAGCACGAAGAGCTCACGCGCGACTTCGTGCCCCGCTCGGACCTCGTGCTCTTCGTGACCTCCGCGGACCGCCCCTTTACGGAAAGCGAGCGCGGCTTCCTGGAGCAGATCCGCACCTGGGGGAAGAAGATCGTCTTCATCCTCAACAAGATCGACCTGCTGCAGGACCCCATGGACCGGCGGCAGGTGACCACCTTCGTGAGCGAGAACGCGGAGCGGCTGCTGGGCGAGCCGGCGCTGGTGCTTCCCGTATCCGCGCGGCAGGCCAAGGAAGCGCGCGAGCAGAACGACGACGCGCTCTACAAGGAGAGCGGCTTCGCGGCGGTGGACGACTACCTGCTCAACACGCTGGACCAGGAAGAGCGCGTCCGGCTGAAGCTCCTCAACCCTCTCAACGTGGGGCTCACGCTGGCGCGGAAGTACAAGGAGACCGCCTTCGACCGGCTCAAGATGCTGGCCGAGGACGTCTCCACGCTCCAGAACATCGACACGCAGCTCGGCGCCTTCCACCAGGAGATGCTGCGCGACTTCGAGCCGCGGCTGGGGCGGATGGACGCGCTCCTTTCGGAGATGGAGGTGCGCGGCCTCAACTTCTTCGACGAGCGCATCCGCTTCGGCCGCATCCGCGAGCTGATGAACAGCGAGACCATCCGCCGCGACTTCGAGCGCGACGTGGTGGGCGACACCCCGCGCGACATCGACGACGAAGTGGGCCGCGTCATCGACTGGATCGTGGAGCGCAACCTCAAGCTGTGGCAGGACATCAGCGGCTACATCGACCGCCGCCAGATCGCCCGCCACCGCGAGGGAATGATCGGCGAGGTGACCGGCAACTTCTCGTACAACCGCCAGGCGCTGCTCGACTCCATCGGCCGAGCCTCGCGCGAAGCGGTTGGCACTTACAACCGTGAAGCGGAGGGCCGCAAGCTGGCCGACGAGGTGCGCTCCTCGTCCGGCATGACGATGTTCGCCGGCGCGGGGATGGGCCTCGGCGTGCTGATGACCGCGCTCCTCACCGGCGCCGTGGCGGACGTGACGGGCGTGGTGCTGGCGACCACCCTGGCGGCGACGGGGCTGTACGTGATCCCCGCGCGCCGCCGCCAGGCCAAGGCCGAGTTCACGCAAAAGATCTCCGACCTCCGGACCCGCCTCCGCGACGCCCTCACGCGCCAGGTCCACGGCGCCATCGGTGACAGCACCGAGCGCGTCAACGAGAGCATCGCCCCCTACCGCCGCTTCGTGCAGGTCCAGCAGGACCAGCTCAACGAAGCCCGCGACGAGCTCGTGACCTCCGAAGACGCCCTCCTTCGCCTGCGCGCGGAGATCGAAGGGAAGCGGTAG
- a CDS encoding HEAT repeat domain-containing protein, with amino-acid sequence RDADELATRIRGELGRRGDSDAARQVERSAVRAARPSNPCGDDDTRVAALNALMGMDSDRALPVLERVLARRDECSAELREKAVFIVSRMGAPAAENILMRVVRTDPSSEVREQAVFWLSQSGTERSLQLIEEILRTSNDMELRDKAIFALSRHSSPRAEAALHAYAEGEGNPAELREKAIFWIGQRGTPQSASYLRTLFGRTPNAELKEKLVAALAHSRGNERFLFNVVADASQPGDVRKQALFWAGRANGVTSAEVASVYDSLRDREMKEQAIFVLAQRGDSGAVDKLIAIARREPDRELREKAVFWLGRSRDPRAAQTLAEIIGS; translated from the coding sequence CGCGACGCGGACGAGCTGGCGACCCGCATCCGCGGCGAGTTGGGCCGCCGGGGTGACAGCGACGCCGCGCGCCAGGTGGAGCGCAGCGCGGTCCGCGCCGCGCGCCCCAGCAACCCCTGCGGCGACGACGACACGCGCGTCGCGGCCCTCAACGCCCTCATGGGGATGGACTCCGACCGCGCCCTCCCGGTGCTGGAGCGCGTCCTCGCACGGCGCGACGAGTGCTCCGCGGAGCTGAGGGAGAAGGCCGTCTTCATCGTATCGCGCATGGGCGCGCCGGCCGCGGAGAACATTCTGATGCGCGTCGTGCGCACCGATCCCTCGTCGGAGGTGAGGGAGCAGGCCGTGTTCTGGCTTTCGCAGTCGGGAACGGAGCGCTCGCTTCAGCTCATCGAGGAGATCCTCCGCACCTCGAACGACATGGAGCTGCGCGACAAGGCGATCTTCGCCCTCTCGCGCCACTCGAGCCCGCGCGCGGAGGCGGCGCTGCACGCATACGCCGAGGGCGAGGGGAACCCGGCCGAGCTGCGCGAGAAGGCGATCTTCTGGATCGGCCAGCGCGGCACCCCGCAGAGCGCCTCGTACCTGCGCACCCTCTTCGGCCGCACGCCGAACGCGGAGCTCAAGGAGAAGCTGGTGGCCGCCCTGGCGCACAGCCGCGGCAACGAGCGGTTCCTGTTCAACGTGGTCGCCGACGCGTCGCAGCCGGGTGACGTGAGGAAGCAGGCGCTCTTCTGGGCCGGGCGCGCGAATGGGGTCACGAGCGCCGAGGTCGCGTCCGTTTACGACTCGCTGCGCGACCGCGAAATGAAGGAGCAGGCCATCTTCGTCCTGGCGCAGCGGGGCGACTCCGGCGCCGTCGACAAGCTGATCGCCATCGCGCGCCGCGAGCCCGACCGCGAGCTGCGGGAGAAGGCGGTGTTCTGGTTGGGCCGCTCCCGCGACCCGCGTGCCGCGCAGACCCTGGCGGAGATCATCGGATCATGA
- a CDS encoding GSU2403 family nucleotidyltransferase fold protein, whose amino-acid sequence MSEVDSFARLVDALRPWLGHLVIVGGWSHRLHRLHELAGTPLYAPLMTLDADVAFSGRSPLTGDIREALRAANFQEAFRGDHTPPVVHYQLGDEEGQGFYAEFLTPLHGGGVRRDGTPDATLRKAGITAQKLRHVDLLLADPWSVRLGPGAPIPLDPPVDLSIANPVSFIAQKLLIRSKRPADKQAQDALYIHDTLELFGNELHTLRDLWTSSLLLTLPPKIGRTIPELTAKQFGAVDDIIRSAARIPADRNLRPDRLQQLCSYGLNAIFGPPRGKS is encoded by the coding sequence ATGAGCGAGGTGGACTCGTTTGCGCGGCTCGTGGACGCGCTTCGCCCCTGGCTCGGCCACCTGGTGATCGTGGGCGGCTGGTCGCACCGTCTGCACCGGCTGCACGAGCTGGCGGGCACCCCGCTTTACGCTCCGCTGATGACGCTCGACGCGGACGTGGCGTTCTCGGGACGCTCGCCACTCACCGGAGACATCCGCGAAGCACTGCGCGCCGCCAACTTCCAGGAAGCGTTCCGCGGCGACCACACTCCGCCGGTAGTCCACTACCAGCTCGGCGACGAGGAGGGCCAGGGATTCTACGCCGAGTTCCTCACCCCGCTGCACGGCGGCGGAGTACGCCGCGACGGCACCCCGGATGCCACCCTCCGGAAGGCCGGAATCACGGCGCAGAAGCTTCGGCACGTGGATCTGCTCCTGGCCGACCCCTGGTCGGTGCGCCTTGGCCCAGGTGCGCCGATCCCCCTCGATCCCCCCGTCGATCTCTCCATCGCGAACCCGGTCAGCTTCATCGCGCAGAAGCTCCTGATCCGAAGCAAGCGTCCCGCCGACAAACAGGCGCAGGACGCTCTCTACATCCACGACACACTCGAGCTTTTCGGCAACGAGCTGCACACCCTCCGCGACCTCTGGACATCCTCGCTCCTCCTTACGCTGCCCCCGAAAATCGGACGAACCATCCCGGAACTGACCGCGAAGCAATTCGGCGCCGTGGACGACATCATCCGCTCAGCCGCGCGCATCCCCGCCGACCGAAACCTCCGCCCGGACCGCCTGCAGCAACTCTGCTCCTACGGCCTCAACGCGATCTTCGGCCCTCCCCGTGGAAAATCGTAG